In Chlorocebus sabaeus isolate Y175 chromosome 11, mChlSab1.0.hap1, whole genome shotgun sequence, one DNA window encodes the following:
- the MCRS1 gene encoding microspherule protein 1 isoform X4 yields MASGTASRSEDEESLAGQKRASSQALGTIPKRRSSSRFIKRKKFDDELVESSLAKSSTRAKGASGVEPGRCSGSEPSSSEKKKVSKAPSTPVPPSPAPAPGLTKRVKKSKQPLQVTKDLGRWKPADDLLLINAVLQTNDLTSVHLGVKFSCRFTLREVQERWYALLYDPVISKLACQAMRQLHPEAIAAIQSKALFSKAEEQLLSKVGSTSQPTLETFQDLLHRHPDAFYLARTAKALQAHWQLMKQYYLLEDQTVQPLPKGDQVLNFSDAEDLIDDSKLKDMRDEVLEHELMVADRRQKREIRQLEQELHKWQVLVDSITGMSSPDFDNQTLAVLRGRMVRYLMRSREITLGRATKDNQIDVDLSLEGPAWKISRKQGVIKLKNNGDFFIANEGRRPIYIDGRPVLCGSKWRLSNNSVVEIASLRFVFLINQDLIALIRAEAAKITPQ; encoded by the exons GTTCATCAAGAGGAAGAAGTTTGATGATGAGCTGgtggagagcagcctggcaaaGTCTTCTACCCGGGCGAAGGGGGCCAGTGGGGTGGAACCAGGGCGCTGTTCAGGGAGTGAACCCTCCTCCAGTGAGAAGAAGAAG GTATCCAAAGCCCCCAGCACTCCTGTgccacccagcccagccccagcccctggacTCACCAAGCGTGTAAAGAAGAGTAAACAGCCACTTCAGGTGACCAAGGATCTGGGCCGCTGGAAGCCTGCAGATGACCTCCTGCTCATAAATGCTGTGTTGCAG ACCAACGACCTGACCTCCGTCCACCTGGGCGTGAAGTTCAGCTGCCGCTTCACCCTTCGGGAAGTCCAGGAGCGCTGGTACGCCCTGCTCTATGATCCTGTCATCTCCAA GTTGGCCTGTCAGGCCATGAGGCAGCTGCACCCAGAGGCTATTGCAGccatccagagcaaggccctgttcAGCAAGGCTGAGGAGCAGCTGTTGAGCAAAGTGGGATCG ACCAGCCAGCCCACCTTAGAGACCTTCCAGGACCTGCTGCATAGACACCCCGATGCCTTCTACCTGGCCCGTACCGCGAAGGCCCTGCAGGCCCACTGGCAGCTCATGAAGCAGTATTACCTGCTGGAGGACCAGACAG TGCAGCCGCTGCCCAAAGGGGACCAAGTGCTGAACTTTTCTGATGCGGAGGACCTGATTGATGACAGTAAGCTCAA GGACATGCGAGATGAGGTCCTGGAACATG AGCTGATGGTGGCTGACCGGCGCCAGAAGCGAGAGATTCGGCAGCTGGAACAGGAATTGCATAAGTGGCAGGTGCTAGTGGACAGCATCACAG GCATGAGCTCTCCGGACTTCGACAACCAGACACTGGCAGTGCTGCGGGGCCGCATGGTGCGGTACCTGATGCGCTCACGTGAG ATCACCCTGGGCAGAGCAACCAAGGATAACCAGATTGATGTGGACCTGTCTCTGGAGGGTCCAGCCTGGAAGATCTCCCGGAAACAAG GTGTCATCAAGCTGAAGAACAACGGTGATTTCTTCATTGCCAATGAGGGTCGACGGCCCATCTACATCGATGGACGGCCAGTGCTGTGTGGCTCCAAATGGCGCCTCAGCAACAACTCTGTGGTGGAG ATCGCCAGCCTGCGATTCGTCTTCCTCATCAACCAGGACCTCATTGCCCTCATCCGGGCCGAGgctgccaagatcacaccacagtgA